The proteins below are encoded in one region of Bacteroides uniformis:
- a CDS encoding glycoside hydrolase family 172 protein, translated as MKINLKEVSVFLSAILLAGSYAVAQNPYRWTDELELLKRVDKLPEYRTGSYVEQFSSYDRTGGNDDGFAGTYSFLRKEGDKLVIAEMEGPGVINRIWTPTPTDNMLYFYFDGQKEPGLKIKFSDLFSGKVYPFTKPVCGNEIGGFYCYLPITYKKSCKIVFDGPKLEFIQIQYRNLPEKKVETYTGEFSQQDKDLLAEVNRIWADLSPAVTNYTFGKSAGVQTEEKVFTLSPGEEVSFFEMAEPGRIVGMSIDGGTSFEGLYKDVILSAKWDNEKVEAIYAPVADFFGYAYGKGAMRSILMGKQGTSNYCYLPMPFDKSASMKMIYKKREGIQQSPISVNVKVYYNSNKRNVKEEGKFYSVWRREKTPLGIFHKFAAQKGKGHYVGTIHQAQGLRPGMTLFFEGDDSTYVDNKMRLHGTGSEDYYNGGWYALLDRWDRGNSLPLHGCLDYSLPMARTGGYRFFLADKMSYEKEIYHGMEHGEVKNNFPVDYTSVGFFYAAQPLQGREEPTAELRTVYQPTEHIYFPQLMQLSLGGGVQVTNERGIRMTTQHGGVVRIMLNDVPEGKYKVLINYFEKPNGADFQVWQRQKQLSGWISTKKDKEVSKDRVHVGDINLTEQTNSVTFHVRNNNGGDQFELGLIILERIKE; from the coding sequence TGGCTCAGAATCCATACAGATGGACGGATGAGCTGGAGTTATTGAAAAGAGTGGATAAATTGCCGGAGTATCGCACTGGCTCTTATGTGGAGCAGTTCTCGAGTTACGACCGTACCGGAGGCAATGATGATGGTTTTGCGGGTACTTATTCTTTCCTTCGTAAGGAAGGTGATAAGTTGGTGATTGCTGAGATGGAAGGCCCCGGAGTCATCAACCGAATCTGGACTCCTACACCGACGGACAATATGCTCTATTTCTATTTTGATGGACAGAAAGAGCCCGGTCTGAAAATAAAGTTCTCGGATTTGTTTTCCGGTAAGGTTTATCCGTTTACAAAGCCCGTTTGTGGTAATGAAATCGGTGGTTTTTATTGTTATCTGCCCATTACGTACAAAAAGTCCTGCAAAATTGTTTTCGATGGACCTAAATTGGAATTCATTCAGATACAATACCGTAACTTGCCGGAAAAGAAGGTGGAAACCTATACCGGTGAATTCTCACAGCAGGATAAGGATTTGTTGGCTGAGGTGAATAGAATATGGGCTGACTTGTCTCCTGCTGTAACGAATTATACCTTTGGAAAATCAGCTGGTGTACAGACGGAAGAAAAGGTATTTACACTGAGTCCGGGAGAAGAAGTTTCTTTCTTTGAGATGGCAGAACCGGGACGTATTGTAGGTATGTCGATTGATGGCGGAACATCTTTCGAAGGTTTATACAAAGATGTGATTCTTTCAGCTAAATGGGATAATGAGAAGGTGGAGGCTATTTATGCCCCCGTTGCTGATTTTTTTGGATATGCCTATGGAAAAGGAGCAATGCGGAGTATCTTAATGGGTAAGCAAGGTACTTCCAACTACTGCTATCTGCCAATGCCTTTTGACAAGTCAGCTTCTATGAAGATGATTTATAAAAAGAGAGAAGGTATTCAGCAATCTCCTATTTCTGTAAACGTTAAAGTGTACTATAACAGTAATAAGCGTAATGTGAAGGAAGAGGGTAAGTTCTATTCTGTATGGCGTAGAGAGAAAACTCCTCTCGGCATTTTCCATAAGTTTGCTGCACAAAAAGGAAAAGGACATTATGTAGGAACCATCCATCAGGCACAAGGCCTGCGTCCGGGAATGACCTTGTTCTTCGAAGGGGATGACAGCACTTACGTAGATAATAAAATGCGTCTGCACGGCACTGGCTCCGAAGACTATTACAACGGTGGCTGGTATGCTTTATTGGATCGTTGGGACAGAGGAAACAGCCTCCCCCTCCATGGTTGCCTGGATTATTCGCTTCCGATGGCCAGAACCGGTGGATACCGTTTCTTCTTGGCCGACAAAATGTCCTATGAGAAGGAAATCTATCATGGAATGGAACATGGTGAAGTAAAAAATAATTTTCCGGTAGATTATACATCTGTTGGATTCTTCTATGCAGCCCAGCCATTGCAAGGCAGAGAAGAGCCTACTGCTGAATTACGCACTGTATATCAGCCGACAGAACATATCTATTTCCCTCAACTGATGCAGCTGAGTCTTGGTGGAGGTGTCCAGGTAACAAATGAGCGTGGAATCCGTATGACCACCCAGCATGGAGGAGTAGTGCGCATCATGCTGAACGATGTGCCCGAAGGAAAATATAAAGTGCTGATAAACTATTTTGAGAAACCGAATGGTGCCGACTTCCAGGTTTGGCAACGCCAGAAGCAACTGTCCGGATGGATCTCTACTAAGAAGGACAAAGAAGTGTCTAAAGACAGAGTACATGTAGGAGACATCAATTTGACGGAACAAACCAATTCAGTCACTTTCCATGTGAGAAATAATAACGGTGGGGACCAGTTTGAACTGGGACTGATTATCCTGGAAAGAATAAAGGAATAG